The stretch of DNA TCATTCAGGTTATCTATATGGCAGTTACAGACAGCGCATGGATTACAATAGGAGATTACTCGATAACAATCTTCGGAATTGTCATGCTCTGGTTTGCAATCATAGGAAACCTGACTGCAGTACAGCGTGCAATCAAGATCTGGAAGATGCTGGAGTAACCGGCTTCTTAGGCCTAGGGTTGTTCTTCATCCTGTAATAACTCAAAGGATGGACAATCTTGGCCTTGGGATTATTGCAAAGCTTATCCGGTTCGAAACAAACGCCGTAACTTTTCATGGTAGAGCATTCAGGAGGGATGTACTCAGTACCGGAAATCTCTCCTGTAATGTGTTCTATCTGATATTTTGATTTGGAAATGTCAAAATCTGGAGATGTGCCGAAGAGAGACAGGATCTCATCGACTGAAAGTCCTATGTGATGAAGGAATGTTGTCAAGGCAAATCTCCCAGAGTGGGGCAGATTTTCACCGGCCTGCGCCATGGCGATCAGGTGCTTCATGCAGGGCGGGAAATTCTCAACTGTCACTTTTCCAAAGTTTTGAGCAGTCATCTGGCTTCGTCTAATGTCCGTACGTCCCTTCAGATCAGAAATGTCTGCAGAAAGTGCTTTTCTTACAGAATCTGGTACATTCAGCGGAAGTTCCTGTTCTATTTTATCCTGAAGCGCCTGCTGCATCAGTCTTGCAAATTTGATCTGATTCAGTGCTACTTCCCCATTTTCAATTTCAATATTGATCAGTTTCCATTCTTTGCTTCTCATCCGCGATGCTAAGCGCAGATAGTCTGAAAAATGAAGGGAAAGCTTGTCTTCATCCGGCATATGTGTAGAGATTCCCAGCTGATATGCTACATCTTCTACGACTTCAATCTCTTCGTGTTCAAGCCTCTCCGCGAGAGTGACTCCTTCAGCAAGTGCATATCTCTTGATGAGGAATTTGTCTCCAACACAGGA from Candidatus Methanomassiliicoccus intestinalis Issoire-Mx1 encodes:
- a CDS encoding DNA primase large subunit PriL, which encodes MEVLHFAKYPFIKDAVEYIEEREVSLDDVLTHELYIPARARAKSRVIDALEYGEVFFRSMSNDEECLEEILSYAVARILVSCVGDKFLIKRYALAEGVTLAERLEHEEIEVVEDVAYQLGISTHMPDEDKLSLHFSDYLRLASRMRSKEWKLINIEIENGEVALNQIKFARLMQQALQDKIEQELPLNVPDSVRKALSADISDLKGRTDIRRSQMTAQNFGKVTVENFPPCMKHLIAMAQAGENLPHSGRFALTTFLHHIGLSVDEILSLFGTSPDFDISKSKYQIEHITGEISGTEYIPPECSTMKSYGVCFEPDKLCNNPKAKIVHPLSYYRMKNNPRPKKPVTPASSRS